One Aquamicrobium sp. genomic region harbors:
- a CDS encoding TIGR02281 family clan AA aspartic protease: MLRILILAGILAAAFSAVPAMLERQLAPTAGDTEPASRETAARPETGQAQPATAAPTSHQGGRKMQLAATAGGHFSAEFRLNGRRVPAMIDTGATHIAINRTTARRIGLSVAEADFTGSAETANGRARFAPVVIERIALGRIELDDVQAVVLDDQALSGTLVGMSFLSRLKRYSVEDGMLVLEQ, translated from the coding sequence ATGCTGCGCATTCTCATCCTGGCCGGCATCCTCGCCGCCGCCTTCTCCGCCGTCCCGGCCATGCTGGAGCGGCAGCTGGCGCCGACGGCCGGCGATACGGAGCCTGCCTCGCGCGAGACCGCCGCCCGCCCCGAGACCGGGCAGGCGCAGCCCGCGACCGCCGCGCCGACCTCGCATCAGGGCGGGCGCAAGATGCAGCTCGCCGCCACGGCCGGCGGCCATTTCAGCGCCGAGTTCCGGCTCAACGGACGCAGGGTTCCGGCGATGATCGACACCGGCGCGACCCATATCGCCATCAACCGGACGACGGCGCGACGCATCGGCCTCAGCGTCGCGGAGGCCGACTTCACCGGCTCGGCCGAGACCGCGAACGGCCGCGCCCGCTTCGCGCCCGTCGTTATCGAGCGGATCGCGCTCGGCCGGATCGAGCTCGACGACGTGCAGGCGGTGGTCCTCGACGACCAGGCGCTTTCCGGCACGCTCGTCGGCATGAGCTTCCTGTCGCGGCTGAAGCGCTATTCGGTCGAGGACGGCATGCTGGTGCTGGAGCAGTAA
- a CDS encoding Crp/Fnr family transcriptional regulator — protein sequence MGVLQKTFPVRTAGRGGDCGCVTRLHSPRELVFREHDRASRVYVVDEGLVMLSHIFCDGRRHIVDLVGPGELCAWESDAIHGCTAETLTFATITSYDMARVDESPALERDLSRRLRASLRRVQGHTAMLGRKTALERVASLIQRLAEICDPDGDEVYLPLTRREIADHLGITQETASRSFSELKRRCIICHLSPSEVRIENPAALARLAGSRMEGLPAPRRPMAEIAAGF from the coding sequence ATGGGCGTACTGCAAAAGACTTTTCCCGTCAGGACCGCGGGTCGGGGCGGCGATTGCGGGTGCGTCACGAGGCTCCACTCGCCGCGCGAGCTGGTTTTCCGCGAGCATGACCGCGCCAGCCGCGTCTATGTCGTCGACGAGGGGCTGGTCATGTTGTCGCACATCTTCTGCGACGGTCGCCGGCACATCGTCGATCTCGTCGGGCCGGGCGAGCTCTGCGCCTGGGAAAGCGACGCCATCCACGGCTGCACCGCCGAGACGCTGACCTTCGCCACCATCACCAGCTACGACATGGCGCGCGTCGACGAATCGCCGGCGCTGGAGCGCGACCTGTCGCGGCGGCTGCGCGCCTCGCTGCGCCGGGTGCAGGGCCACACCGCCATGCTCGGCCGCAAGACGGCGCTGGAGCGGGTGGCCAGCCTGATCCAGCGGCTGGCGGAAATCTGCGACCCGGACGGCGACGAGGTCTACCTGCCGCTGACGCGGCGCGAGATCGCCGACCATCTCGGCATCACGCAGGAGACGGCGAGCCGCTCGTTCAGCGAACTGAAGCGGCGCTGCATCATCTGCCATCTGTCGCCCAGCGAGGTTCGCATCGAGAACCCGGCCGCGCTGGCGCGGCTGGCCGGATCGCGCATGGAGGGGCTGCCGGCGCCGCGCCGGCCGATGGCGGAGATCGCCGCCGGATTTTGA
- a CDS encoding cytochrome-c peroxidase, producing the protein MKSKLAYAVSAVALLLATPALAQDATPINDEELRADAQLLFEPIPTVQPAPEGNPITREKVELGKMLFFEPRLSSSHLFSCNTCHNLGIGGVDGLEVSVGHGWQTGPRNAPTVFNAFFNIAQFWDGRAADLAEQAKGPIQAAVEMNATPDRVLSVLNSLPQYQQRFALAFPGEADPVTFDNVAKAIEVFEATLITPGARFDQYLEGNNAVLNETEKQGLRLFMDSGCASCHNGVNVGGGEYYAFGVVEQPGADILPRDDKGRFAVTETATDEYVFRAPSLRNVALTAPYFHSGKVWDLTQAVGVMATAQLGAELEGTEVEAIVAFLHTLTGEQPDVTYPILPPNSSTTPRPELIVPAAN; encoded by the coding sequence ATGAAATCGAAGCTAGCATACGCGGTCAGCGCCGTCGCCCTGCTGCTTGCGACACCCGCCCTCGCGCAGGACGCCACCCCGATCAACGACGAGGAACTGCGCGCCGACGCCCAGCTCCTGTTCGAGCCGATCCCGACGGTGCAGCCGGCGCCGGAAGGCAACCCGATCACCCGCGAGAAGGTCGAGCTCGGAAAGATGCTGTTCTTCGAGCCGCGCCTGTCGTCCAGCCACCTGTTCAGCTGCAACACCTGCCACAATCTCGGCATCGGCGGCGTCGACGGGCTGGAAGTCTCGGTCGGCCACGGCTGGCAGACCGGCCCGCGCAACGCGCCGACCGTGTTCAACGCCTTCTTCAACATCGCCCAGTTCTGGGACGGCCGCGCCGCGGACCTCGCCGAGCAGGCCAAGGGACCGATCCAGGCGGCGGTCGAGATGAACGCGACGCCCGACCGGGTTCTGTCCGTGCTGAACAGCCTGCCGCAGTACCAGCAGCGCTTCGCTCTCGCCTTCCCCGGCGAGGCCGATCCGGTGACGTTCGACAACGTCGCCAAGGCGATCGAGGTGTTCGAAGCGACGCTGATCACCCCCGGCGCGCGCTTCGACCAGTATCTCGAAGGCAACAACGCGGTGCTGAACGAGACCGAGAAGCAGGGTCTCAGGCTGTTCATGGACAGCGGCTGCGCCTCCTGCCACAACGGCGTCAATGTCGGCGGCGGCGAATACTACGCCTTCGGCGTGGTCGAGCAGCCGGGCGCCGACATCCTGCCGCGCGACGACAAGGGCCGCTTCGCGGTCACCGAGACGGCGACCGACGAATATGTCTTCCGCGCGCCGTCGCTGCGCAACGTGGCGCTCACCGCGCCCTACTTCCACAGCGGCAAGGTGTGGGATCTCACGCAGGCGGTCGGCGTCATGGCCACCGCGCAGCTCGGCGCCGAGCTCGAGGGAACGGAAGTCGAGGCCATCGTCGCCTTCCTGCACACGCTGACCGGCGAGCAGCCCGACGTCACCTATCCGATCCTGCCGCCCAACTCGTCGACGACGCCGCGGCCGGAGCTGATCGTGCCGGCGGCCAACTAG
- the lepA gene encoding translation elongation factor 4 gives MTRTPLSHIRNFSIVAHIDHGKSTLADRLIQATGSLEEREMKDQVLDAMDIERERGITIKANTVRLEYDAGNGEHYVLNLIDTPGHVDFAYEVSRSLRACEGSLLVVDASQGVEAQTLANVYQAIDADHEIVVVLNKIDLPAAEPERIKEQVEEVIGLDASEAVMISAKTGLGIGEVLEAIVNKLPAPKHGDADAPLKAMLVDSWYDAYLGVIVLVRIVDGVLKKGQQIRMIGTGAKYHVDRVGVLTPKMVMVDDLGPGELGFITASIKEVADTRVGDTITDERRPTDAPLPGFKPAQPVVFCGLFPVDAADFEDLRAAMGKLRLNDASFSFEMETSAALGFGFRCGFLGLLHLEIIQERLEREFDLDLIATAPSVVYRLNMTDGKQIELHNPADMPDVVRIDTIEEPWIRATILTPDDYLGAILKLCQERRGVQVDLSYVGKRAMATYDLPLNEVVFDFYDRLKSISKGYASFDYQLTDYREGDLVKMSILVNEEPVDALSMLVHRSAAEKRGRAMCEKLKDLIPKHMFKIPIQAAIGGKVIARETISALRKDVTAKCYGGDVTRKRKLLEKQKEGKKRMRQFGKVEIPQAAFIEALKMGDG, from the coding sequence ATGACCAGAACCCCGCTTTCCCATATCCGCAACTTCTCCATCGTCGCCCATATCGACCACGGGAAGTCGACGCTCGCCGACCGGCTCATCCAGGCGACCGGTTCGCTGGAGGAGCGCGAGATGAAGGACCAGGTGCTCGACGCGATGGACATCGAGCGCGAGCGCGGCATCACCATCAAGGCCAACACCGTCCGCCTCGAATACGACGCCGGGAACGGCGAGCACTATGTGCTCAACCTGATCGACACGCCCGGCCATGTCGACTTCGCCTACGAGGTGTCGCGCTCGCTTCGCGCCTGCGAGGGCTCGCTGCTGGTGGTGGACGCCAGCCAGGGCGTCGAGGCGCAGACGCTGGCCAACGTCTACCAGGCCATCGACGCCGACCACGAGATCGTCGTCGTGCTCAACAAGATCGACCTGCCGGCCGCCGAGCCGGAGCGCATCAAGGAGCAGGTCGAGGAGGTGATCGGCCTCGACGCCTCCGAGGCGGTGATGATCTCGGCCAAGACCGGGCTCGGCATCGGCGAGGTGCTGGAGGCCATCGTCAACAAGCTGCCGGCGCCCAAGCACGGCGATGCCGACGCGCCGCTCAAGGCCATGCTGGTCGATTCGTGGTACGACGCCTATCTCGGCGTCATCGTCCTGGTGCGCATCGTCGACGGTGTGCTGAAGAAGGGCCAGCAGATCCGCATGATCGGCACCGGCGCCAAATACCACGTCGACCGCGTCGGCGTGCTGACGCCCAAGATGGTGATGGTGGACGATCTCGGGCCGGGCGAGCTCGGATTCATCACCGCCTCGATCAAGGAAGTGGCCGACACCCGCGTCGGCGACACCATCACCGACGAGCGCCGCCCGACGGACGCGCCGCTGCCGGGCTTCAAGCCGGCGCAGCCGGTGGTGTTCTGCGGCCTGTTCCCCGTCGACGCCGCCGATTTCGAGGATCTGCGCGCGGCGATGGGCAAGCTCCGGCTCAACGACGCCTCGTTTTCGTTCGAGATGGAGACCTCGGCCGCGCTCGGCTTCGGCTTCCGCTGCGGCTTCCTCGGCCTGCTTCATCTCGAGATCATACAGGAGCGGCTGGAGCGCGAGTTCGACCTCGACCTGATCGCGACCGCGCCGTCCGTGGTCTACCGGCTCAATATGACTGATGGAAAGCAGATCGAGCTGCACAATCCGGCCGACATGCCCGACGTGGTCCGCATCGACACCATCGAGGAGCCGTGGATCAGGGCGACGATCCTGACGCCGGACGACTATCTCGGCGCGATCCTCAAGCTGTGCCAGGAGCGACGCGGCGTGCAGGTCGATCTCTCCTATGTCGGCAAGCGCGCCATGGCGACCTACGACCTGCCGCTGAACGAGGTGGTGTTCGATTTCTACGACCGGCTGAAGTCGATCTCCAAGGGTTACGCCTCGTTCGACTACCAGCTGACCGACTATCGCGAGGGCGATCTCGTCAAGATGTCGATCCTCGTCAACGAGGAGCCGGTCGACGCGCTCTCCATGCTCGTCCACCGCTCGGCGGCGGAAAAGCGCGGCCGCGCCATGTGCGAGAAGCTGAAGGACCTGATCCCCAAGCACATGTTCAAGATCCCGATCCAGGCGGCGATCGGCGGCAAGGTCATCGCCCGCGAGACCATCTCGGCCCTGCGCAAGGACGTGACCGCCAAGTGCTACGGCGGCGACGTCACCCGCAAGCGCAAGCTTCTGGAGAAGCAGAAGGAAGGCAAGAAGCGCATGCGGCAGTTCGGCAAGGTCGAGATTCCGCAGGCGGCCTTCATCGAGGCGCTGAAGATGGGGGATGGCTGA